A window of the Linepithema humile isolate Giens D197 chromosome 4, Lhum_UNIL_v1.0, whole genome shotgun sequence genome harbors these coding sequences:
- the LOC105672502 gene encoding retinol-binding protein pinta — MTDPQSCHDCVTRELTIEEKEYAAANLNETDENREKAITHIRHWIQENDDLCARTDDFFILRFLRVCKFDIEKTKTRIRNYYKQRFDLPEWFANKDPFRPELQDLLDTGLFLPLRKLDDQKRMVLFARVGRQNSSTQKLSDLIKIGNMIMEVLTRNHVEGSIYGYVAYIDLDLVHMGHVTQMRPNILRNMIHTWQDCFPLEIQSVNFINTPEIVHVVLRILKHFMNENLKQRVHIYPKKKMHNYFNDISANILPVEYGGTDGTIVELKDYWKKELEENRDWIIDDEKYKLVSKKK; from the exons ATGACGGATCCACAGAGCTGTCATGATTGCGTCACTCGTGAACTGACAATCGAAGAAAAGGAATATGCAGCGGCGAATTTGAACGAGACCGATGAGAACAGAGAAAAGGCCATCACGCACATTAGACACTGGATCCAGGAGAATGATGATTTATGCGCCCGTACTG ATGACTTTTTTATCTTGCGGTTTTTGAGAGTTTGTAAgtttgatattgaaaaaacCAAAACGAGGAtacgaaattattataaacaacgATTCGATCTGCCGGAATGGTTTGCAAACAAGGATCCCTTTAGGCCAGAACTGCAGGACCTGCTCGACACAGG attatttttgccCTTACGAAAGTTGGACGATCAGAAAAGGATGGTTCTTTTCGCGCGTGTCGGTCGGCAAAATTCATCCACACAGAAATTATCAGATCTAATTAAG ATCGGTAACATGATAATGGAAGTGTTGACGAGGAATCATGTTGAAGGATCCATATATGGTTACGTCGCATATATAGATCTCGATCTTGTGCATATGGGTCACGTTACTCAAATGCGTCCCAATATCCTGAGAAATATGATCCACACATGGCAAGATTGTTTTCCGCTGGAGATCCAGtcagtcaattttatcaaCACACCGGAGATTGTTCATGTAGTTCTGCggattttgaaacatttcatGAACGAGAATTTGAAGCAGAGGGTACACATTTATCCGAAAAAAAAGatgcataattatttcaatgataTTTCGGCTAATATCTTGCCGGTCGAATATGGCGGTACTGATGGTACAATCGTAGAATTAAAag ATTATTGGAAGAAAGAGCTCGAAGAGAATCGCGACTGGATTATTGATGATGAAAAGTACAAGTTAGtgtcaaaaaaaaagtag
- the LOC105672503 gene encoding retinol-binding protein pinta-like, producing MTDPQSCHDCVTRELTIKEKEYAAANLNETDENREKAITHIRHWIQENDDLCARTDDFFILRFLRVCKFDIEKTKTRIRNYYKLRFDLPEWFANKDPFRPELQDLLDTGLILPLRKLDDQKRSVLFARVGRQNPSTQKFTDLCKVGHLVMEVLTRNHVEASIYGCVVYADFDLVHMGHVTQMRPYILRNAIHSLQDCFPLQIQSLNFINTPECVNVVLKFLKYCMNESLKQRVQIYTKKMMHNCFNDIPADILPVEYGGTDGTIVELKEYWKKVLEENRDWIIDDEKYKLVSKKK from the exons ATGACGGATCCACAGAGCTGTCATGATTGCGTCACTCGTGAACTGACAATCAAAGAAAAGGAATATGCAGCGGCGAATTTGAACGAGACCGATGAGAACAGAGAAAAGGCCATCACGCACATTAGACACTGGATCCAGGAGAATGATGATTTATGCGCTCGCACCG atgatttttttattttgcggtTTTTGAGAGTTTGCAAgtttgatattgaaaaaacCAAAACGAGGAtacgaaattattataaactacGATTCGATCTGCCGGAATGGTTTGCAAACAAGGATCCCTTTAGGCCAGAACTGCAGGACCTGCTCGACACAGG attaattttgcCCTTACGAAAGTTGGACGATCAGAAAAGGAGTGTTCTTTTCGCGCGTGTCGGTCGGCAAAATCCATCCACACAGAAATTCACAGATCTATGTAAG gTCGGTCACCTGGTAATGGAAGTGTTAACGAGGAATCATGTTGAAGCATCCATATACGGTTGCGTCGTATATGCAGATTTCGATCTTGTGCATATGGGTCACGTTACTCAAATGCGTCCTTATATCCTGAGGAATGCGATCCACTCATTGCAAGATTGCTTTCCGCTGCAAATCCAGTCACTCAATTTTATCAACACACCGGAGTGTGTTAATGTAGTTCTgaagtttttgaaatattgcatGAACGAGAGTTTGAAGCAGAGGGTACAGatttatacgaaaaaaatgatgCATAATTGTTTCAATGATATCCCGGCTGATATCTTGCCGGTCGAATATGGCGGTACTGATGGTACAATCGTAGAATTAAAAG AATATTGGAAGAAAGTGCTCGAAGAGAATCGCGACTGGATTATTGATGATGAAAAGTACAAGCTAGtgtcaaaaaaaaagtag
- the snu gene encoding ABC transporter G family member 20 isoform X4: MQGNADSNVDLTVTPSTVLATPGLNNPTWNRQQAVSVRHAFKIYGSSKNPNHVIQNLSMTVAKGSIYGLLGASGCGKTTLLSCIVGRRRLNSGEIWVLGGKPGTKGSGVPGKRVGYMPQEIALYGEFTIRETMMYFGWIFGMCTAEIVERLRFLLQFLDLPSQNRLVKNLSGGQQRRVSFAVALMHDPELLILDEPTVGVDPLLRQSIWNHLVQITKDGNKTVIITTHYIEEARQAHTIGLMRSGRLLAEEAPRTLLQMYSCASLEEVFLKLSRKQGQYAQPPTELNISNNISLASLNWSKKEPVYVTEESGVVGLNFHQSKEVLIHDSTNGIATHYDMHGKAVPSAKGTVLECDDCGSFTDCYKITSWGKIKALLQKNFLRMWRNVGVMLFIFALPVMQVILFCLAIGRDPTGLKLAIVNHEMFYENMSCPVSDDCSFTHLSCRYLNFLDNETMVKIYYRDPESAMDAVRRGEVWGTLYFTENFTDALVARMALGKDSDDETLDQSEIRVWLDMSNQQVGLMLARNLQYSYRDFAKDLLSSCEQNAKLADVPIQFKDPIYGTNEPSFTDFVAPGVILTIVFFLAVALTSSALIIERMEGLLDRSWVAGVSPGEILFSHVVTQFVVMCGQTALVLIFMILVFGVECKGDIGWVIILTILQGLCGMCFGFVISAICELERNAIQLALGSFYPTLLLSGVIWPVEGMPTFLRYISQGLPLTMATTALRSMLTRGWSITEPDVYNGYISTIIWIIVFLTISLLVLKFKRG, encoded by the exons ATACGGACTGCTGGGCGCCAGCGGATGCGGCAAGACCACTCTGCTATCTTGCATAGTCGGCCGGAGAAGATTAAATTCGGGCGAGATCTGGGTGCTGGGCGGCAAACCCGGGACAAAGGGCTCCGGCGTGCCCGGGAAAAGGGTTGGCTACATGCCGCAGGAGATCGCACTATACGGCGAATTCACCATTCGCGAGACCATGATGTACTTCGGCTGGATATTCGGAATGTGCACCGCCGAGATCGTCGAGAGGCTGCGTTTCTTGTTACAGTTTCTTGATCTGCCTTCGCAGAATCGCTTAGTGAAGAATCTCAG cgGGGGTCAACAGAGGCGAGTATCCTTCGCAGTGGCTCTCATGCACGATCCTGAACTATTGATCCTGGATGAGCCGACCGTAGGCGTAGATCCGCTATTAAGACAAag TATATGGAACCATCTAGTTCAAATCACCAAAGATGGTAACAAGACCGTCATCATAACAACGCACTATATCGAAGAGGCCCGACAAGCGCACACG atcGGTTTGATGAGGAGCGGAAGGTTGTTGGCCGAGGAAGCACCCAGGACTCTTTTACAAATGTACAGCTGCGCCTCCCTCGAAGAGGTCTTCCTCAAGCTATCCAGAAAGCAAGGGCAATACGCTCAACCTCCGACAGAGCTGAATATCTCGAATAACATTAGCTTG GCTTCTTTAAATTGGAGCAAAAAAGAACCAGTATATGTGACGGAGGAATCCGGCGTTGTTGGCCTGAATTTCCACCAGAGCAAAGAAGTCCTGATCCACGACTCCACTAACGGAATAGCGACTCACTATGAC ATGCATGGCAAAGCGGTGCCGAGCGCAAAGGGAACCGTTCTGGAGTGCGACGATTGCGGCAGCTTCACGGActgttataaaatcaccagttGGGGCAAGATCAAAGCGcttttgcagaaaaatttcCTGCGCATGTGGAGAAATGTTGG CGTGATGCTGTTCATCTTCGCTCTGCCGGTAATGCAAGTGATTCTCTTCTGTCTGGCGATCGGAAGAGATCCCACAGGACTGAAACTAGCCATAGTTAATCATGAGATGTTCTACGAAAATATGAGTTGCCCCGTTTCGGATGACTGCTCTTTCACGCATCTCAGTTGTCGGTATCTCAATTTCTTGGATAATGAAACAATGGTAAAA ATATATTATCGAGATCCAGAATCAGCGATGGACGCCGTACGCAGAGGGGAAGTTTGGGGTACTCTGTACTTTACGGAAAACTTCACGGACGCTCTCGTGGCGCGGATGGCCTTAGGAAAAGATTCCGACGACGAGACTCTTGATCAAAGCGAGATCAGAGTTTGGCTGGACATGTCGA ATCAACAAGTAGGCCTGATGCTGGCGAGAAACCTTCAATATTCGTACAGAGATTTCGCCAAGGACCTCCTGTCGTCTTGCGAGCAGAATGCGAAACTGGCCGACGTGCCGATTCAATTTAAGGACCCGATTTACGGCACCAACGAACCCAGTTTCACCGACTTCGTAGCGCCCGGTGTAATTTTGAc CATCGTCTTCTTCTTGGCCGTCGCGCTGACGTCATCCGCGTTAATTATCGAGAGAATGGAGGGTTTGCTGGACCGCAGTTGGGTGGCCGGTGTGTCACCCGGCGAGATTTTGTTCTCTCACGTGGTTACACAATTTGTGGTGATGTGCGGTCAGACGGCTCTGGTGTTGATCTTTATGATCTTGGTGTTCGGCGTCGAATGCAAGGGCGATATCGGTTGGGTTATCATTCTAACGATACTTCAGGGACTCTGCGGCATGTGCTTTG ggTTCGTGATTTCAGCGATTTGCGAACTAGAAAGGAATGCCATTCAACTTGCTCTGGGCAGCTTTTATCCCACGCTTCTTCTCAGCG GTGTAATATGGCCGGTGGAGGGCATGCCGACGTTCCTGCGATACATATCGCAGGGTCTGCCGCTGACAATGGCAACGACCGCCCTGCGCTCCATGCTGACCCGCGGCTGGAGCATCACGGAGCCGGACGTCTACAACGGCTACATCTCCACCATCATCTGGATCATCGTGTTCCTCACGATAAGTCTGCTGGTGCTGAAGTTCAAGCGCGGATAA